The genome window CACGCCGCACATCTGTCTCTCGTCTAGACCTCACTAGCCAAAGGTCCAATACATCGCGTCTGAGGTCGCCCCCGGTTAGGCTTCCTGCATGTCGCAAATCCGTGTCGTGATCGTCGACGACGACCCCCTCGTGCGCTCCGCGCTCTCCCACTTCGTCTCTCGAGACCCTGAAATCATGGTGATCGCCGAGGCCGAGTCGGGGCTGGAGGGCATCGAGGTGGTGGAACGCGAGCGTCCTGACGTCGTGATGATGGACGTGCAGATGCCGGAGATGAACGGCATCGAGGCGACTGCCGTGATCAGCGAACGCTGGCCCGAGGTCAAGATCCTGGCCGTGACCACGCTGGATGGAAGCGACACAGTGCTGCCGATGCTCAGCGCCGGCGCGTCGGGGTATCTGTTGAAGGACTCGAGTGCGGCCAGCATTCTCGAGGGTGTGCGCGAGGTGTACAGCGGCGCGAGCTCGCTGTCCCCGCGGATCGCGTCGCTGCTGATCAAGCACGTGCGCGACACCGAACCGGTGGGCAATGACGGCACACTGGAGGTGCTGACCGACCGTGAGCAGGAGGTGCTGCAGCGCCTGGCCCAGGGCATGTCGAACGCCGAGATCGCGCGGACGCTCATCGTCTCAGAGGGGACGGTGAAGGCCCACCTCGGTCGCATCATGTCGAAGTGGCATGTGCGTGACCGCGTGCAGATTCTCGTCACGGCAGCGCACGCCGGACTCGTCGAGTTCCGCTGAGTCGCTGAGTCGCTGAGTCGCTGAGTCGCTGACCTGATCGGGCGCGGCTTTCAGCCGGTGCGAGCGGATGTCAGCCGATGCGAGCGAGTATGGGTGATCCGTGGCGGATCCGCGGGAGGCTGAGCCTCGGGATGCGCCAGCGCTGGTCAGGGTCCCACCATCGCGGTCCCCGCACCTGCGGGAGGCCCTCGTCCATCCGGATCTCCCACCCCCAGGTGCCGAGGGATCGGTGATGCCACCAGCACAACGGCACACCGTTGTCCGTATGCGTCGGACCACCCCGCGCATGCTCGGTGACGTGGTGAATCTCACACCACGACGCCGGCACATGACAGCCGGGGATCAAGCATTCCTTGTCGCGGGCGATGATCGCTCGGCGTTGGTGCACGGTGAAGACCCGGTCGGTGGTGGTGATGCCGATGATCCTGCCCTCATCCATCAGCACCCGTTGGATGGTCCCGGCGCAGGCGACGTGCGCGGCGACCGAGACGGGCACGTGGGCACCGGATCCGGGGATCGTCGCCCAGCCGTTGTTGCCGCCCGCTCCGCCCGTTCCGGACGCAGCGTTCCCGAAGGCCGCACCGGCTGCGTGCGAGCCGTGAGCGGCGAGGTCTTTCGCGTCGACGGTCACGACGAGCACCGGTGACGACCCACCAAGGGTGGGCATGTCCCTGTGACGGGCCGCGATCGCGAACACCATCGCCAGAGCGTCGTGGCGTTTCTGCGACGCGGTGCGATCATCGAGCACGCACCGCGGATCCGAGTTGAACGGATCCGGATCCGCATCCGCGTCCGCATCGACACCCGCACCCCCACGGGCACCCGTGCCCGCACCCGCACCCGCACCCGCGTCGGCATCGTCGCCGTCGCCGTCGCCGTCGCTGGGGGCGAAGTGGACTCCGGGCATGGGCGGGCCGTCACCCTTGGGGTTGAGGATCGCGTCCATGATCAGCTGCAGTTGTGCCGCGACGTCCGGGGTCAGATATCCCCGGATCGCGTGCACACCGTCCTGGAGACGCCCGATCGTGATCCCTCGCCGACGGCGGGAGTCCTCATCTTTCGGTTCCTCCCCGTCCGGGTCGAACATCGACGCGAGATCCTCCGCAAGAGCCTTCAAATCCTGCGCCGTCGGCGCCGGACCCGGCGCGTCCCCCTCGACGCCCGTGTCGACCCCGTGCCCGCGCGCGCACCCCGCCAGCGCGACATCCGCCGCCAGGCGTTGATCCACGCTGAGACGATCCCACACCTTCTCGATCGGGCCCGTCGCCGCGAGGAACCCCGCCACCCCGACCACCCCGTCCAACAGCGCGAGCCGCAACTCCGACCACCGGGCCGGCATCCGCTCCCCCGCCAGACTCACCGGCCGTCGCACCAGATCGACGACCGTGTCGACCCGCGATGCACCCCGCACATCCACCCGCACCGTCCGCTGCAACAACTCATTCACACCCCGACACCCCACCGAGTGCGGAAAGTCACCCGCGTCTCCCGTCGCGATCGTCTCGACGATCACCGCCTCCGCACGCCGGAAGACAGCCCCGGCACCCTGCAACACGGTGACCCGATCCGCGTCCGACAGCCCGGCGAGCGCGTCGTCGGACAGCACCGTGTCGAGGTCGGCGATGACCCGATCCAGAAGCTTCACCGTGCTGTTCATACCACTGAGTCAACCCGCAACCACCGACATTCACGACCCGAAACCACCCCGAATTACCCCAGATCAGAGGCGTATTCCAATCTCCCAGAATGCCGCTGGTGAGGCGGGATCTGGGAGCGCCGGGACGACAGGAGACCGGCAGGCCTCACGGCTCCGAGCGCGTCGGCAAGACACGGATGGGAACGGGAGCGAGAGCGTCGGCACGATAGGAGGATGAAACCGAGCAAGACCCGCGGGCGGGTTCGGCAATCCCGATGGGCGGGTCCGACAGGGGCGGAACCGGTGAGCAGGACGGGAGTAGGCGGGCAGGGTCGAGAGCTCAGCCTCGCACCGACTCCGCCTTCAGGAACACGTCGACCGTATCCTCGCTCTCGAGCACGAAGCCGTGCCTCTCATACAACCGACGTGCCGGACTCCCCTGCAGCACGTTGAGGCGGAACGGCTGCCCAGCCGCACCACGCTCCATCAGGACGCGAGCGAGCACCGCAGAGCCCAGCCCACGCCCTTGCGAACCCGGCGCGAGGTAGAAGTGCTCGATCCACCCGGCATCGGGCTCGCCACGGACCGCGATGAGACCGACATCCTCTCCGTCCACGACGATCACGTGCGTGTTCTCCGGAGCGAACGCATCGAGGAACCGCTGGCGCACGCGCACGGGGTCGTACCGGCCCAGGCGCTCCAGATCGGGGCGCATGACGACCGCCCGCAGCTCCGCCATCCACGGAGCATCCGACGGACTGCTCGCTCGAAGACTCCACCCGACTGACACAGCATCCATACAATCACCCGATTCGCCTGCCGCACTCCACCTGCGTCCGACCCCGGGCGATGCGAGTCCCTACAGCGCGAGCAGCACGATCCCGGCGGCGACGACGGCGGAGGCGGCGATCCGCCACCCCGGCCTGCTCTCCTTCAGCGCGAAGACGCCGAACAGAGAGACCAGCACGACGCTGACCTCGCGCAGCGGGGCGACGAGGGCGACGGGCGCGATCTGGATGGCCGTGAGCACCAGGATGTATGACAGCGGCGACAGGATGCTGAACGCCACGATGCGTCGCCATTGCGTGCGGCCGAGCGTGCGGACGGCTTCCCACCGCCCGCGCACGCCGATCGAGTAGAACGGGATCTCGAGCAGCATCGTGCCGACCATGAACGCGACGGGCGACAGGTTCCAGGTGCGCACGGCGTTCGCATCCCAGATCGTGTAGACCGCGATCGCGACGCCGGTGAGGAGGCCGAACAGGAGCCCGGGGTCGACGACTCGTCGTGAGCGGGACGAGCGTCCGCGGTCGACGAGCCCGATCGCGACCACTCCGAGGATGATCGCAGCGACCCCGATGAGAGCGAGGGCGGACGGGCGCTCCCCGAGCAGCAGGACGGCGACGATGACCGACAGGAACGGCCCTGTGCCCCTCGCGGTCGCGTAGACGGTGGACAGGTTGCCCTCGCGGTATCCGCGCTGCAGGACCGCCATGTAGACCACATGGAGCACGGCGGACACCCCGACGCCCAGCAGGAAGCCACACAGGTCGTCGGTACCGAGCCCGCCGGTGAACGGGATGACCCCGATCCACACGACAGTGCCCCCGACGGCGCCCCACCACAGGAACGGCATGCCAGCCTTGCTCACCCCGTGCGCGATGACGTTCCACGCAGCGTGGGTGACCGCGGCGGCGAAGACGAGAGCGAAGGCGAGAGCGGACATGTGAGACCCTTCCGCCCGTCGCGAGGCGCGACGAACAGGGTCCTCCGGGCTTTTGTCCTGTCAGATGACGGCGCCCCTGCGGAGGGACACCGTGGCGCCGCTCGGACCAGACGGGACGAACCCCGGAACCCTAGGCGCTATCGGCACTCACGGTACCCGCCGATAGTGACCGGGAGGTGAACAGCGCACATGAACAGCACGCGAGCCCGCACGAGATGCCGGATGAGCGCTGAGGCGCCCGATACGGGATCCGTGCCGGGCGCCTCACTTCGACTCTCAGCTCGTCGGGGCTGCGTTCTCCCGGCGACGCACGCGGGAGAACAGCAGCACGAGCGCACCGATCGCGAGCAGCGCGAGCGCCCAGCCCAACCCGGTGATGACGCCGCCGGTCGTCGCGAGGACGTCGAGATCGACCGTCGTGGTCGCGGCGGCCGAGACGATGATCGTGCCCGCGGCACCGCTCACCGTCGCGACGTTCACGACCCGACCGTTCGCGACATCGCCCGTCGTCAGCGTGTAGCCGATCGGGCCGCAGGCGGCGGTGTCACCCGGTGCGAGGTCGGGCACGTCGCACGCGAGCACCCCTCCGAGCTTCGGGTCGTCGATCGCGATGGCCGTCAGCGTGCGCGCTCCGGTGTTCGTCACGGTGAAGCGGAACTGCACCGTGTCGCCGGCATCCACCTTGCCGTTGCCGTTCACGTCGGCGTACTCGCCTCCGGTCTTCGCGAGCGCGATCGCCGGCTGCGCCTCGAGAGGCGTGATCACGGTGTCATCCACGGTCGGCGGCACCGTGCCGGTTCCTGTTCCCGTCGCCGTGGCGGTGTTGACGATCTGCCCCGCGTCGATCTCGGCCTGGGTGATCACTGCGGCAGGGCCCGTGCACAGTGCCGATTCGCCGGGGGCGAGGTCGGTCGGGTCGCAGACGACGACGCCGTCCAGGCGCGGGTCAGACACCGAGACGCCGGAGAGCGTCGTCGTTCCCGTGTTGGTGACGGTGAACGTGTAGGCGATGGTGTCGCCGGCATCCGTCCGTCCGTTGCCGTTCGCGTCGACGACGGCCGCAGCCGACTTCAGCAGCGTGAGCGCATCGGTGCCGACCACGGTCACATCCGCGTCATCCGTGCCCTCGGCACTGCCGGCGACCGACTGACCGGTCACCGTCGCGGTGTTGCGCACGATGCCGGCGTCGATGTCAGCCTGCGTGAGCACGTACTCGACGGGTCCGCAGTCGACGTCGTCCGCCGGAACGAGTGCGAGACCGTCGAGCGCGGGGCAGTCCACGACGCCGCCGAGCAGCGCATCATCGAGGACGATGTCGGTCAGGACGGTCGTGCCGGTGTTGCTGATCCGGAACGAGTAGGCGATCGTGTCGCCGGCCCCGATCATGCCGTCGTCGTTCGCGTCGACCGGCTCGCCAGGAGTCTTCGTCAGCGAGATGCCGGGAGTGCCCGCGAACAGGACCTCTGCGGACGCCTCGTCACTCACGGCGCCCAGCGGTCCGGTGCCGGTCGCGGTGGCCGTGTTCGGACGGCTGCCGCGCTCGATGTCCGCCTGCGTGAGCGTGTAGGTGAACGGCCCGCAGTCGCTGGAGGCGCCGACGCCGAGCACGTCGATCGTGCACAGCACTCCGGCTCCGAGCAGCGGATCGGTGATCTCCACGTCGCTCAGGGTCGTGTTGCCCGTGTTGCTCGTCGTGAAGGTGTACTGGACCGTGTCACCGGCGCCGATGAACCCGTCGCCGTTCGCGTCCTGCACCAGACCGACGTTCTTCTGCAGGTCGATGCCGGCGGTCTGATCGATGTCGGCGGAGGCGGATGCCGTGTCCGACACCGTTCCGACCGGGGCATCGGCCGTGACCGATGCGGTGTTGCGCACGATCCCCGCATCGATGTCGTCCTGAGTCAGCGTGTAGTCGACCGGCGCGCAGGTCACGGATGCTCCCGGAGCCAGCGAAGCCCCCGCGAGCGCCGCGCACACGACCGGTCCGCCCAGCATCGGGTCGGTGATCTGCGCGTTCGTCAGGGTCGTGGTGCCGGTGTTCGTGACGGTGAACGTGTAGGCGATGGTGTCGCCGGACGTCACCTGCGCACCGCCGTCGACATCGATCACCGTGCTCGGCGACTTCGTCAGCACGATGCTGTTCACTGCGGGAACAGTCACATCGGCCTCCGCGCCGTCGGTCGCCACACCCAGAGCGGACTGAGCGGTGACGGACGCCTCGTTGTGCACGGTGCCCTCATCGATGTCCTGCTGCGTGAGCACGTAGACCACCGGCGCGCAGGTCACCGAGGCACCCGGTGCGAGAGGTGCGCCGAATGCCGCACAGGCCACCGCTCCTCCGAGCAGCGGATCGGTGATCGCCGCACTCGTGAGCGTGACGGTGCCGGTGTTGCGCACCGTGAACGTGTAGGCGACGGTGTCGCCGACGTCTGTGCGTCCGTTCCCGTTCGCGTCGACCGGGGCGCCTGCCGTCTTCACGAGCTCGACCTGCGGGGTGCCCGACACGGGGACCTCGACCGTCGAGGTGTTGTCCGACGGATCGGGGTCGGGCGTCGTCGACGTCACGGTCGCGGTGTTCGACAGCGTCGCGCTCGTGATCGCCGGATCGACCGTGCCGCTGACCGTCGCGGTGAAGGTGGCGCCGACGGCGAGGGTGCCGACCGCGCAGTCGAGCTGCGCCCCGGTGATCGCGCAGCC of Microbacterium sp. LWH13-1.2 contains these proteins:
- a CDS encoding EamA family transporter, producing MSALAFALVFAAAVTHAAWNVIAHGVSKAGMPFLWWGAVGGTVVWIGVIPFTGGLGTDDLCGFLLGVGVSAVLHVVYMAVLQRGYREGNLSTVYATARGTGPFLSVIVAVLLLGERPSALALIGVAAIILGVVAIGLVDRGRSSRSRRVVDPGLLFGLLTGVAIAVYTIWDANAVRTWNLSPVAFMVGTMLLEIPFYSIGVRGRWEAVRTLGRTQWRRIVAFSILSPLSYILVLTAIQIAPVALVAPLREVSVVLVSLFGVFALKESRPGWRIAASAVVAAGIVLLAL
- a CDS encoding response regulator transcription factor, coding for MSQIRVVIVDDDPLVRSALSHFVSRDPEIMVIAEAESGLEGIEVVERERPDVVMMDVQMPEMNGIEATAVISERWPEVKILAVTTLDGSDTVLPMLSAGASGYLLKDSSAASILEGVREVYSGASSLSPRIASLLIKHVRDTEPVGNDGTLEVLTDREQEVLQRLAQGMSNAEIARTLIVSEGTVKAHLGRIMSKWHVRDRVQILVTAAHAGLVEFR
- a CDS encoding GNAT family N-acetyltransferase, which codes for MAELRAVVMRPDLERLGRYDPVRVRQRFLDAFAPENTHVIVVDGEDVGLIAVRGEPDAGWIEHFYLAPGSQGRGLGSAVLARVLMERGAAGQPFRLNVLQGSPARRLYERHGFVLESEDTVDVFLKAESVRG
- a CDS encoding HNH endonuclease signature motif containing protein; this translates as MNSTVKLLDRVIADLDTVLSDDALAGLSDADRVTVLQGAGAVFRRAEAVIVETIATGDAGDFPHSVGCRGVNELLQRTVRVDVRGASRVDTVVDLVRRPVSLAGERMPARWSELRLALLDGVVGVAGFLAATGPIEKVWDRLSVDQRLAADVALAGCARGHGVDTGVEGDAPGPAPTAQDLKALAEDLASMFDPDGEEPKDEDSRRRRGITIGRLQDGVHAIRGYLTPDVAAQLQLIMDAILNPKGDGPPMPGVHFAPSDGDGDGDDADAGAGAGAGTGARGGAGVDADADADPDPFNSDPRCVLDDRTASQKRHDALAMVFAIAARHRDMPTLGGSSPVLVVTVDAKDLAAHGSHAAGAAFGNAASGTGGAGGNNGWATIPGSGAHVPVSVAAHVACAGTIQRVLMDEGRIIGITTTDRVFTVHQRRAIIARDKECLIPGCHVPASWCEIHHVTEHARGGPTHTDNGVPLCWWHHRSLGTWGWEIRMDEGLPQVRGPRWWDPDQRWRIPRLSLPRIRHGSPILARIG